The DNA region TTCCCCAGCAGCAGGCAGCTGCAATCCAGCAGCGCGACCAGCAGTTGGTGACCACCCGCGGGCAGAGCCAATTCCAGGCGCAGATCAAACCCTACCCCGATGAACAGGAAGAACGTGAGCAAATTGATGGCTTGGTAGAAAACCAACCGATGATTTCAGCCGAGATCGCCAGTTTGCAGGCCAAGCTTGACCAGCAGCGCCAGGAATATGCGCGCCGTCCGCGTATCCGCACCCTCACCTCGGTATCGACCAAGGCTTCATTTGATGCCAAATACCTGCACGATTGGAGTACCCGTATTGAACAGGTAGGTACGCGCCATTACCCGGGAGAGGCCCTGCGGCGCCATATCACCGGGCAATTGCGCTTGTCGGTGGTGATTAATCCCGATGGCAGTATTTACGAAGTGAATATCCTGCAATCTTCCGGGCAGCGGTTGCTGGATGATGCGGCACGTCAAATTGTGCGTCTGGCATCGCCTTTTGCCGCCTTCCCTCCCGAAATTCGCCAGCATACGGATCGCTTGCAAATTATCCGCACCTGGAATTTTGAAATCAGCGGC from Cellvibrio japonicus Ueda107 includes:
- a CDS encoding energy transducer TonB encodes the protein MEDVDLKPVVETGDRLSFTLFMALVIHGLILLGIDFKLPEHSNHSQTIEITLATHNALRAPDDADFLAQHNQEASGTIDEAKQLTTVKQAEFADTQVRDVNPIPQQQAAAIQQRDQQLVTTRGQSQFQAQIKPYPDEQEEREQIDGLVENQPMISAEIASLQAKLDQQRQEYARRPRIRTLTSVSTKASFDAKYLHDWSTRIEQVGTRHYPGEALRRHITGQLRLSVVINPDGSIYEVNILQSSGQRLLDDAARQIVRLASPFAAFPPEIRQHTDRLQIIRTWNFEISGGSSTITTSAN